One region of Anthonomus grandis grandis chromosome 22, icAntGran1.3, whole genome shotgun sequence genomic DNA includes:
- the LOC126749063 gene encoding forkhead box protein L3 produces the protein MCSNESSTNTNPRLPMPFALDPNGPRALLPLDHYRLQLYQYAVAERLRYPLLNAFPSPLTCYPLFPRALQPEEPKPQHSYIGLIAMAILGSPEGKLVLSDIYQHILDNYPYFRTRAPGWKNSIRHNLSLNDCFIKAGRSANGKGHYWAIHPANIEDFRKGDFRRRKAQRKVRKHMGLAVDEDGADSPSPPPLSVSPSVLPGPSTSVFPSSASVRSTRKRQFDVASLLAPDSGEETAEEDIDVVSSDQQDPTESRTWPMFPIVNYYQALLQSRPSAAPDPTHTVSPDSS, from the coding sequence ATGTGTAGCAACGAAAGTTCAACGAACACCAATCCACGATTACCCATGCCATTTGCCTTAGATCCTAACGGTCCGAGGGCTCTTTTGCCCTTAGATCATTATAGATTACAGCTTTACCAATATGCTGTTGCAGAGAGATTAAGATATCCACTTTTAAATGCGTTTCCATCTCCTTTAACGTGCTATCCACTATTTCCGCGGGCTTTACAACCCGAAGAACCGAAGCCACAGCATAGCTATATTGGACTTATAGCTATGGCAATTTTGGGCTCGCCCGAAGGCAAATTAGTGCTTTCCGACATTTATCAGCATATTTTGGATAATTACCCATATTTTCGTACCAGAGCCCCAGGTTGGAAAAACTCAATTCGCCATAATTTGTCATTAAATGACTGTTTTATAAAAGCGGGACGAAGTGCAAATGGAAAAGGACACTACTGGGCAATACATCCCGCAAACATTGAAGACTTCCGAAAAGGAGATTTTAGAAGGCGAAAGGCTCAAAGGAAGGTGCGGAAACATATGGGTTTAGCTGTAGATGAAGACGGTGCAGATTCACCAAGCCCTCCACCTCTATCAGTAAGTCCTTCAGTCTTACCCGGACCTTCAACATCAGTGTTTCCTTCGTCTGCGTCCGTAAGAAGTACTAGAAAAAGGCAATTTGACGTCGCTTCTCTACTAGCTCCAGATTCGGGGGAAGAAACTGCAGAAGAAGATATCGATGTAGTGTCTAGTGATCAACAGGACCCAACAGAATCGAGAACTTGGCCGATGTTTCCAATAGTAAACTATTATCAGGCGTTATTGCAATCAAGACCTAGTGCTGCTCCGGATCCGACGCATACCGTGAGTCCTGATTCTTCTTAA